The Deefgea tanakiae DNA segment AATAGAGCCTATCGAACCTGGTGATCAAGATTTACTCTCCGCTGCGCTTCATTTGGCCTTTATGGGAAGCAAGCATCCGAGTTATGAGATGGCGTTGTTTAGTGGGAGAAAACGCTACCCGAATGCGGTTTTTGAGCTAAAAGGTGAAGCGACTTTAACTTTGGGTACGACCAAAGTGGATGCGGTATTGATGCGCGCGAAGTGGGATGATAGGCAGGTCGATTTTTGGCTGGCACCACAGTGGAATAATTTGCCGGTGAAAATGAGTATTAATTTAGGCAAAGATGGCGGTAGTTTTGAGGTATTGGCCAAAGAGGTTTCACTTGATGGGCGAAAGGTGCTGGAATGGATTGCGCCGCGTGACCAACAGCAGCGTAGGCCTTAAATGAAAGCACTCTTGGGTTTTGTGTTGTGCTGCTTTGCAGTGTGTTCGTTGGCTGCGCCGCGAACCGTTAAACCTGTCATCGCGTCTTATCCGAAAAAAGTAGAAATTTCCTATTTTTTGAGTATTTTTAATGCGAAGATGACGTGGGAAATCACGCCTGAGCATTATGCTTTGCAATTGACCACGCAGCCATTAGGCCGAAAAATGACTTGGCTGAGCGAAGGCCGGATTGAGAAAGAGGTTGTTGTGCCGCTACGCTTTGCTGAGTTTCGCAATGACACGACGACGCCTAGAAATGTCTCGCAGTTTGATTGGGTGAAGGGCTTGGCGACTTTGGGTTCGCCTGATTCAGATCGCACCGAAGCCATTCAAATGGGAGACCAAGATTTATTATCGGCCGCTTTGCAATTTGCATTGCAGCCCAAGCAAGGCAAAAAATTTGCCTTGTTCAATGGCCGTAAACGTTATGCCGATGTTGAGTTTGTGATTAAAGCGCAAAATAAACTCAAGATCGGTGATCAAGAAATCGAAACGGTGGTGCTCTCTGCGCAATGGGAGGATAGGCAAGTGGAGTATTGGCTTGCTCCCCGTTGGCACCATATCCCCGTTCGTATGATTTTTACTTTGGGTAAAGACGGTGTGTTTGATGTATCTGCCAATGAAATCATTATTGATGGCAAAACCGTTCTAAATCGCCCTAATCCGAATATTCAAACAAGATAAGAGACTTAATATGACGCCGATTCAACTTTCTGCCACGCTCGATGTGCTTAATTCCGCACTCGGTTTTAATGCGCCCGCTGATGCGGTGGTATCACGTCACTTCCGTGAAAACAAAAATCTGGGACCAAAAGATCGCGCGGTGGTTGCTGAAACGGTATTCAGCGTTTTGCGTCATTTGCCGCAACTTGATTGGTTGGCGGGCGGTGAAGAAGGCAACAAGATGCCAAGCACACGTGATTTATTGTTGGCTTACTTTACCCGTATCAAGCACTTAAATTTACGCGAATTGCCTGCCGTGTTTGGTGATAATGACAAAGAACGTGCAGCTGGTATGAAGGGTATGGCATTGCGTGATGCGCCATTAAATGTGCGCGCAGCATTACCCCAGTGGGCGGTAGAAGCTTTATTGGCAGAAGGTAAAACCGAAGAGCAGATTTTAGAGCTAGGCCAATCGATGTTGCAATCAGCGCCGCTTGATTTGCGCGTGAATGGTATTAAAGCCAAACGTGATGCGGTCGCTGCGGAATTGAAAGCGGTAGGTGATATCAATACGACGCTAACGCCATTTTCACCATGGGGTTTGCGCGTAGAAGGCAAGCCTGCGATCAATAAATACAAAGCGTTTTTGGAAGGTCGCGTTGAAGTGCAAGACGAAGGCAGTCAGTTGCTGGGGCTTTTGTGTGGCGCGAAACGGGGTCAGATGGTCGCTGATTTTTGCGCTGGAGCAGGTGGCAAGACCCTGCTGCTCGGTGCCATGATGCAAAACACGGGGCGTTTGTATGCGTTTGATATTTCTGAAAAACGCTTGTCGAATTTGAAACCTCGTTTGGCGCGTTCAGGCCTCTCGAATGTTCATCCGCAATTGATTGCGAGCGAGTCCGATCAAAAAATTAAGCGTCTTGCTGGCAAGATGGATGTGGTTTTGGTCGATGCGCCTTGTTCAGGCATGGGCACTTTGCGCCGCAATCCGGATTTGAAAGCCCGTCAAACGCCACAAAGCGTCTCAGAACTGAATGCAAAACAAATCGCTATTTTGAATTCAGCATCGCGGATGGTGAAGCAGGGCGGTCGTTTGGTTTATGCGAC contains these protein-coding regions:
- a CDS encoding DUF3108 domain-containing protein, encoding MKALLGFVLCCFAVCSLAAPRTVKPVIASYPKKVEISYFLSIFNAKMTWEITPEHYALQLTTQPLGRKMTWLSEGRIEKEVVVPLRFAEFRNDTTTPRNVSQFDWVKGLATLGSPDSDRTEAIQMGDQDLLSAALQFALQPKQGKKFALFNGRKRYADVEFVIKAQNKLKIGDQEIETVVLSAQWEDRQVEYWLAPRWHHIPVRMIFTLGKDGVFDVSANEIIIDGKTVLNRPNPNIQTR
- a CDS encoding RsmB/NOP family class I SAM-dependent RNA methyltransferase, which produces MTPIQLSATLDVLNSALGFNAPADAVVSRHFRENKNLGPKDRAVVAETVFSVLRHLPQLDWLAGGEEGNKMPSTRDLLLAYFTRIKHLNLRELPAVFGDNDKERAAGMKGMALRDAPLNVRAALPQWAVEALLAEGKTEEQILELGQSMLQSAPLDLRVNGIKAKRDAVAAELKAVGDINTTLTPFSPWGLRVEGKPAINKYKAFLEGRVEVQDEGSQLLGLLCGAKRGQMVADFCAGAGGKTLLLGAMMQNTGRLYAFDISEKRLSNLKPRLARSGLSNVHPQLIASESDQKIKRLAGKMDVVLVDAPCSGMGTLRRNPDLKARQTPQSVSELNAKQIAILNSASRMVKQGGRLVYATCSFLSSENEAIVTAFLATHPEFKLLDAREILKKERVEIELANEYLQLTPHQHQTDAFFAAVLERSVPVAAAVEDSVDAE